A section of the Petrimonas sulfuriphila genome encodes:
- a CDS encoding toprim domain-containing protein, whose translation MNRDNIKNIQIRDYLKSRGFYPAREYSGYGMYRSPFRDDSTPSLKIDYSKNLWYDFGSDEGGSIIDLVMKLEGCTFNDAIEHLREQPLIPMEEQRSFSFHRNSGKNSGITLIEDKPLEHPRLLEYLKIRKINADIAREHCREIHYSVGENTYYAIGFANNAGGYELRNSSFKGCIAPKDITHIRQEDGKESCLVFEGFMDYLSLLTIHKQLNPEYPNSNRHDHIILNSTANLQKAIPLLVDYEQVHPFLDNDKAGMTVFRKMEKDLGCRVRNSSHHYSEYKDLNEYLCARAHLKHSRSPKKPVQKPKRGLRI comes from the coding sequence ATGAATAGAGACAATATAAAAAACATACAGATAAGGGATTACCTGAAAAGTCGGGGATTTTACCCTGCAAGGGAATATTCCGGCTACGGGATGTACAGGAGCCCGTTCAGGGATGACAGCACGCCAAGCCTCAAAATCGATTATTCCAAAAATCTGTGGTACGACTTCGGAAGCGACGAGGGAGGAAGCATCATCGACCTGGTGATGAAACTGGAGGGATGCACTTTCAATGACGCCATCGAACATCTGAGGGAACAGCCGCTCATACCCATGGAGGAGCAACGATCCTTTTCCTTTCACCGGAACAGCGGAAAGAACAGCGGTATCACCCTGATCGAAGATAAACCGCTGGAACATCCCCGACTGCTGGAATACCTGAAAATCCGGAAGATCAATGCGGACATCGCACGGGAACATTGCAGGGAGATACACTACAGCGTGGGGGAAAACACCTACTATGCCATCGGCTTTGCGAACAATGCCGGAGGCTATGAACTGCGCAATTCCTCATTCAAGGGATGCATCGCCCCCAAGGATATCACCCATATCCGGCAGGAGGACGGAAAGGAAAGCTGTCTCGTTTTCGAGGGGTTTATGGACTATCTCTCTCTGCTTACCATACACAAACAACTCAATCCGGAATATCCAAATTCCAACCGGCACGACCATATCATTCTCAACTCGACGGCAAACCTGCAGAAAGCCATACCTCTATTGGTAGACTATGAACAGGTACATCCCTTCCTCGACAACGACAAGGCAGGGATGACAGTTTTCAGAAAAATGGAAAAGGATCTGGGCTGCCGTGTACGGAATTCCTCGCACCACTATTCGGAGTACAAGGACTTGAACGAATACCTGTGCGCAAGGGCACATTTGAAACACAGCCGATCTCCTAAGAAGCCAGTCCAAAAACCAAA
- a CDS encoding helicase encodes MEDKREYFRVGTTLYKNVRRPLISGDFIEEKIVWSYEALRQDYGKNSLPEIGKYDGFCIIPSHIDYQQAYGTFLNQYEPVGHAPCEGDFPYIRLFLEHIFEEQIELGLDYIQLLYVRPTQMLPILLLVSNERETGKTTFLKFLKALFGKNATFNTNEDFKSQFNADWANRLLILVDELLLNRMEDTEKIKNLSTAGDYKIEAKGKDRREIEFFAKFVLCSNNEKNPIIIPREEIRFWVRKIKPVEKDITSLKELMTKEIPFFLHFLKNRKLSTQNESRMWFKPSLLETPALNKIKKYNSSKVEIEMASYCAEVMERLNLTGIHCCPKDLLDVVRNAGLKANLPQIRNILKDNWKLRSDHNSDYTFYSIGPNGEISPLDRKGRYLEVGKEVIDKILL; translated from the coding sequence ATGGAAGATAAAAGAGAATATTTCCGTGTCGGGACAACCCTGTACAAGAATGTCAGGCGACCACTGATCAGTGGTGATTTTATCGAGGAAAAGATTGTCTGGAGCTATGAAGCGTTACGGCAGGATTACGGGAAAAACAGTCTCCCCGAAATCGGGAAATACGACGGATTTTGTATCATACCCAGCCATATAGACTATCAGCAGGCCTATGGAACTTTCCTCAACCAGTACGAACCTGTTGGCCATGCACCCTGCGAGGGTGATTTTCCTTATATCCGGCTATTTCTGGAACATATTTTCGAGGAACAGATAGAGCTGGGACTGGATTATATCCAACTACTGTATGTCCGTCCGACACAAATGCTGCCCATTCTCCTGCTTGTATCCAATGAAAGAGAAACGGGCAAGACAACGTTCCTGAAATTCCTGAAAGCATTATTCGGGAAGAATGCCACATTCAACACGAACGAGGATTTTAAAAGCCAGTTCAATGCCGACTGGGCAAACCGGCTGTTGATCCTGGTCGATGAGTTGCTGTTGAACAGGATGGAGGATACCGAGAAGATCAAGAACCTGTCAACAGCCGGAGACTACAAGATTGAAGCCAAGGGGAAAGACCGTCGTGAGATCGAGTTCTTTGCCAAGTTCGTACTCTGTTCCAATAATGAAAAGAACCCGATTATCATCCCGAGGGAAGAAATCCGTTTCTGGGTTCGTAAAATCAAACCGGTCGAAAAGGATATAACTTCCCTAAAGGAATTGATGACAAAGGAAATACCCTTTTTCCTGCATTTTCTGAAGAACCGGAAGCTATCCACGCAAAACGAATCCCGCATGTGGTTCAAACCCTCGCTGCTTGAAACCCCTGCGCTGAACAAGATAAAGAAATACAATTCGAGCAAGGTCGAGATTGAAATGGCTTCCTATTGTGCCGAGGTCATGGAACGGCTCAACCTGACCGGAATCCATTGCTGCCCGAAAGATTTACTTGACGTGGTACGGAATGCAGGATTGAAAGCAAACCTTCCTCAAATCCGGAACATTCTAAAGGATAACTGGAAGCTCCGTTCGGATCACAACAGCGATTATACATTTTACAGTATAGGCCCTAACGGGGAGATAAGTCCACTGGACAGGAAAGGACGGTATCTGGAGGTAGGGAAAGAGGTGATCGATAAAATCCTGTTGTGA
- a CDS encoding helix-turn-helix domain-containing protein — MEKIIITTPDELKALVKDAVHGLLPAPAEQKNDTDAANLVEILAFLKENGYPTSRGKMYKLTSAGDIPHRIYNGKLVFSRKEVLKWAASQTRNRHDYSEITRTVARSARRKMK, encoded by the coding sequence ATGGAGAAAATTATTATCACTACACCCGACGAATTGAAAGCACTGGTAAAGGATGCGGTACACGGGTTACTGCCGGCACCGGCAGAGCAAAAGAACGATACGGATGCAGCCAACCTTGTGGAGATACTTGCCTTCCTGAAAGAAAACGGTTATCCCACATCCAGAGGAAAGATGTACAAGCTCACTTCCGCAGGAGATATCCCGCACCGGATTTATAATGGCAAACTTGTCTTTTCACGGAAAGAGGTACTGAAATGGGCTGCAAGCCAGACACGAAACCGTCATGACTATAGTGAAATCACCCGAACCGTTGCCCGTAGCGCACGCAGGAAAATGAAATGA
- a CDS encoding transcriptional regulator, with amino-acid sequence MFKELDPLLHSELRLAVMSILLSVDEADFVYLKEQTKATSGNLSVQIDKLNEAGYIEVERGFAGKRTRTVCKITPVGVKAFEDYVESLKSYLKL; translated from the coding sequence ATGTTTAAGGAACTAGATCCGCTCCTTCATTCCGAACTTCGACTGGCAGTTATGTCAATACTGTTGTCGGTAGATGAAGCCGATTTTGTTTACCTGAAAGAACAAACAAAAGCGACCTCCGGCAACCTGAGTGTGCAGATCGACAAGCTGAACGAAGCTGGATACATTGAAGTGGAGAGGGGATTTGCGGGAAAACGCACGCGTACCGTTTGTAAAATAACGCCGGTTGGCGTGAAAGCTTTTGAAGATTATGTGGAATCTCTAAAAAGCTATTTGAAGCTATAA
- a CDS encoding Lrp/AsnC ligand binding domain-containing protein, with product MEKIDKLDRQILEIISQNARIPFRDVADQCGVSRAAIHQRVQRMVENNVITGSGYHVNPKILGYAASAYIGVKLEKGSMYKNVIPEFEKIPEVTECHFTTGPYTLLIKLYAKDNEHLMDLLNNKIQEIPGVVATETMISLSQSVKREIPILKESPRE from the coding sequence ATGGAAAAAATCGACAAACTAGACAGGCAAATACTTGAAATTATTTCACAAAATGCCCGCATCCCATTCAGAGATGTTGCGGATCAATGCGGAGTTTCACGCGCTGCCATTCATCAACGTGTTCAGCGTATGGTGGAAAACAATGTCATAACAGGATCAGGTTATCATGTCAATCCCAAAATACTCGGATATGCTGCAAGCGCTTATATCGGTGTGAAACTCGAAAAAGGATCGATGTACAAGAACGTGATTCCCGAGTTTGAAAAGATTCCCGAAGTAACCGAGTGTCATTTTACTACTGGGCCATACACTCTTCTTATAAAGCTTTATGCTAAAGACAACGAGCACCTAATGGACTTGCTAAACAACAAAATTCAGGAGATTCCCGGTGTTGTAGCCACCGAAACCATGATTTCGCTGAGCCAGAGCGTAAAAAGAGAAATTCCTATCTTAAAAGAATCTCCACGCGAATAA
- a CDS encoding 2-C-methyl-D-erythritol 4-phosphate cytidylyltransferase: MIPEQHFSVVIVAGGKGLRAGGEIPKQFQPIGGKPILMRTAEAFYNFDYRMRIVIVLPEEFRFFWEELCEKHSFRIPHSIVSGGETRFHSVKNGLEEIQKDEIVGIHDAARPFIPKEVIGRCYREAFDFRCGVIPVIEEKNSVRILTAYESKALDRKKIRVVQTPQVFPADLLKNAYETPYREEFTDDASVAEDSGIQIKLVKGDERNIKITTPLDLKFADYLCRNNLV; encoded by the coding sequence ATGATCCCGGAACAACACTTCAGCGTAGTTATCGTTGCCGGCGGCAAAGGATTGAGGGCAGGCGGAGAAATCCCGAAGCAGTTCCAGCCCATTGGCGGGAAACCCATATTGATGCGTACGGCAGAAGCCTTTTACAATTTCGATTACCGGATGCGAATTGTTATTGTTCTGCCAGAGGAGTTTCGCTTCTTCTGGGAAGAACTTTGTGAAAAGCACAGTTTCCGGATACCACACAGCATTGTCAGCGGGGGAGAAACACGCTTCCACTCCGTGAAAAACGGACTGGAAGAAATCCAGAAAGACGAGATTGTAGGGATTCACGATGCCGCCCGACCGTTCATCCCTAAAGAAGTGATCGGGAGATGTTACCGGGAAGCTTTTGATTTTCGTTGCGGAGTCATTCCGGTTATCGAGGAGAAGAATAGTGTCCGTATTCTTACTGCATACGAGAGTAAAGCTCTTGACCGTAAAAAAATCCGTGTGGTGCAAACTCCGCAGGTCTTTCCGGCCGATTTGCTAAAAAATGCCTACGAAACACCTTACCGCGAAGAATTTACCGATGACGCTTCAGTGGCTGAAGACAGTGGAATTCAGATAAAATTGGTGAAAGGCGATGAAAGAAATATAAAGATTACCACCCCACTCGATCTGAAATTTGCAGATTATTTATGTCGGAACAACCTTGTTTGA
- the xseB gene encoding exodeoxyribonuclease VII small subunit has product MKESALTYSQAKQELEEIVSAIESGELDVDALTEKVKRASELIAFCKERLTKTDEELQKILDEIN; this is encoded by the coding sequence ATGAAAGAATCAGCCCTTACCTACTCACAGGCCAAACAGGAACTCGAAGAGATTGTTTCGGCGATTGAATCGGGGGAATTGGATGTGGACGCGTTGACCGAAAAAGTGAAACGCGCATCGGAACTCATCGCATTCTGTAAAGAAAGACTCACAAAAACCGATGAGGAGTTACAGAAAATATTGGATGAAATCAATTAA
- a CDS encoding exodeoxyribonuclease VII large subunit, with protein sequence MPENSLSLSELNGQVSDAIRDHLPDTYWVRAETSDVRLNRNGHCYLEFIEKDARGQNIVARARGVIWNNVYEMLSSYFETETGQPFVSGLSILVRVSVDFHELYGFSLSVVDIDPSFTIGEIARNRQLVLRKLEEEGVLTLNKELTFPELTNRIAVISSPTAAGYEDFCDQLAKNPYGFVFYTRLFPAIMQGERSEPSVIAALEKIYAHKEHFDAVTIIRGGGSSSDLSCFDSYYLATNCAQFPLPVISGIGHERDITVIDIVAHTRAKTPTAVAELLISHASKTAVELMDLQQRLVEKSGLILQSLQDKLGELSRRMIHSSRFFVREELSVVQQLSIILNHQAKRLLQAENHSVAEKSQYIHMASPENILKRGYTLTLKNGKIIKSATELSEDDIIETLFTDGKTESIITKK encoded by the coding sequence ATGCCCGAAAATTCACTTTCGTTATCGGAACTCAACGGTCAGGTGAGTGACGCCATCCGCGACCACCTGCCCGACACCTATTGGGTACGTGCCGAAACCAGTGATGTGCGCCTCAACCGGAACGGGCATTGTTATTTAGAGTTTATTGAAAAAGATGCCAGGGGGCAAAACATTGTTGCGCGCGCGCGTGGAGTTATTTGGAACAATGTGTATGAAATGCTTTCGTCCTATTTCGAGACGGAGACAGGACAGCCATTTGTATCGGGATTAAGTATTTTGGTACGGGTCTCGGTGGATTTTCACGAACTGTACGGCTTCTCTCTCTCGGTGGTGGATATAGATCCTTCGTTCACTATCGGCGAAATTGCCCGAAACCGGCAACTCGTTCTCAGGAAGTTGGAGGAAGAAGGCGTCTTAACGCTTAACAAAGAGCTTACGTTTCCCGAACTGACGAACCGGATTGCGGTAATTTCATCGCCAACAGCCGCCGGGTACGAAGATTTCTGCGATCAATTGGCAAAAAACCCGTACGGGTTTGTGTTTTATACCCGGTTGTTTCCGGCAATCATGCAAGGGGAGCGGAGTGAACCGTCGGTAATCGCTGCCCTGGAAAAAATTTACGCCCACAAAGAACACTTCGATGCCGTTACCATTATTCGCGGCGGCGGTTCTTCGTCCGATTTAAGTTGTTTTGATTCTTACTATCTGGCAACCAACTGTGCGCAGTTCCCGCTTCCTGTAATCAGCGGAATCGGCCACGAACGAGACATCACCGTGATTGATATCGTTGCTCACACACGGGCAAAAACTCCGACAGCAGTAGCCGAACTCCTGATTTCTCACGCCTCCAAAACGGCCGTCGAGTTGATGGATTTACAGCAGCGTCTGGTAGAAAAGAGCGGCCTTATCTTGCAAAGTTTGCAGGATAAGCTGGGCGAATTATCGCGTCGAATGATCCATTCCTCCCGTTTTTTTGTCCGGGAAGAACTTTCTGTAGTGCAGCAGTTATCGATTATTCTCAATCACCAGGCCAAACGTTTGCTACAAGCAGAAAATCACTCTGTGGCCGAAAAAAGTCAATACATCCACATGGCGTCACCCGAAAATATCCTGAAACGGGGGTATACATTGACATTGAAAAATGGAAAAATCATTAAATCGGCAACGGAGCTTTCGGAGGATGATATTATCGAGACCCTTTTTACAGATGGAAAAACAGAATCAATAATCACTAAAAAGTAA
- a CDS encoding S8 family serine peptidase: MKLSGITFFLFFCITLSAQNTQLQYRFRVYLKDKGNTLSLFSEPEKFLTPKAIERKKQQQVKIDQSDLPISPDYFNQLKNAGGKPVSYSKWFKTIVIQLRDSSQINAILQLPFVDSARYVWRGIERNYRNPVRPRLGWPDCPEESGEENGFGLTEKQFALHNAQQMVLSGFTGKGINVAVIDAGFTNADVIPQFGDVNLAGFRSFVPEGDIFASSDHGTKVFSTMAANLPGVMVGSAPSARYYLLRSEDVVSEFPVEEDYWVRAVEYADSIGIDLINSSLGYTAFDDTTLNYKPESLDGKTSFMTLAADRAYEKGMILVTSAGNEGNKPWQKISAPGDAQHALTVGAVGTDSLIASFSSKGFTADNRLKPDIVSAGKNTVTISNNGLLDFTNGTSLSSPFVAGLVASLWSVNPSMNRAEVLDIVKRSSDRYNHPDSVYGYGIPDFRKAVRVVLSKLETHEKLVAEDCFSISRTAKNSFEITITEPDFSFDAYTVNVLDESGNLIAKHEFENEKLTVPVQQEVKKANQFIHFVFKSPFTQKTVRFKL, from the coding sequence ATGAAATTGTCCGGCATCACCTTTTTCTTGTTTTTCTGCATCACTTTGTCCGCTCAAAACACGCAACTTCAGTATCGTTTCAGAGTTTACCTGAAAGACAAAGGAAATACGCTTTCCTTGTTTTCCGAACCTGAAAAGTTCCTCACCCCAAAAGCCATTGAGCGTAAAAAGCAACAACAGGTAAAAATAGATCAATCGGACCTCCCTATTTCTCCCGACTATTTCAATCAATTGAAAAATGCGGGCGGGAAGCCGGTTTCGTACAGCAAATGGTTTAAAACCATCGTGATTCAATTAAGAGACAGCTCTCAGATCAACGCTATTCTACAACTCCCGTTTGTGGATTCTGCCAGATATGTTTGGCGGGGTATCGAACGGAATTACCGCAACCCTGTTCGCCCCCGACTCGGGTGGCCCGATTGCCCGGAAGAAAGCGGAGAGGAAAATGGATTCGGACTTACAGAAAAACAATTTGCGCTCCACAATGCCCAACAGATGGTGTTGAGTGGATTCACCGGAAAAGGCATAAACGTAGCCGTTATCGATGCCGGATTTACCAACGCCGATGTTATCCCGCAATTCGGGGATGTTAACTTGGCAGGGTTCAGGAGTTTTGTTCCCGAAGGCGATATTTTTGCATCTAGCGACCACGGCACCAAAGTCTTTTCGACCATGGCGGCAAACCTGCCCGGGGTAATGGTGGGATCGGCTCCTTCTGCGAGGTATTATTTGCTTCGTTCCGAAGACGTTGTGAGTGAGTTTCCCGTGGAAGAGGATTACTGGGTACGGGCCGTTGAATATGCCGACAGCATCGGGATCGACCTGATAAATTCATCGCTGGGATACACCGCCTTCGACGATACTACCCTGAATTATAAACCCGAAAGTTTAGACGGAAAGACATCTTTTATGACCCTCGCTGCCGATAGAGCTTACGAAAAGGGAATGATCCTGGTCACAAGTGCGGGGAATGAAGGCAATAAACCGTGGCAGAAAATATCGGCTCCAGGCGATGCGCAACATGCCCTGACCGTGGGGGCAGTCGGAACGGACAGCCTAATTGCTTCGTTCAGTTCAAAAGGTTTTACGGCCGACAACCGCTTGAAACCTGATATTGTTTCCGCAGGAAAAAATACGGTAACTATAAGTAACAACGGCTTATTAGATTTCACGAACGGAACATCGCTTTCATCGCCTTTTGTAGCCGGACTTGTGGCTTCGTTGTGGTCGGTAAATCCTAGCATGAACCGGGCGGAAGTGCTGGATATTGTGAAACGATCGTCCGACCGGTATAACCATCCCGATTCTGTTTACGGGTACGGTATCCCCGATTTCAGGAAAGCGGTAAGGGTCGTTTTAAGCAAACTGGAAACCCACGAAAAACTGGTTGCCGAAGACTGTTTTTCCATATCGCGTACTGCGAAAAACAGTTTCGAGATAACCATTACCGAGCCCGATTTTTCATTCGATGCCTACACGGTAAATGTGTTGGATGAATCGGGTAACCTGATAGCAAAACACGAGTTTGAAAACGAAAAGCTCACTGTTCCTGTTCAACAGGAGGTCAAAAAAGCTAATCAATTCATACATTTCGTCTTCAAATCACCTTTTACACAGAAAACGGTCCGGTTCAAATTGTGA